The following coding sequences are from one Acipenser ruthenus chromosome 7, fAciRut3.2 maternal haplotype, whole genome shotgun sequence window:
- the pmch gene encoding pro-MCH isoform X1: MARKSISTYSVLFALAFLSESLIASVARSLNKIEETRMLNDFFSPSKAHLDAEGLDKSGEAFSKYSLLEGTMMDEGGSSKIIVFTDLGVKKNAKDLQDFLISANSKLFSPALSVDLSNRHLPYFTVREAEAPQSESQSTATEERRDSGRDDSKIPVGKRDFDMLRCMLGRVYRPCWQV; encoded by the exons ATGGCCAGAAAGAGCATCTCAACTTACTCTGTTCTCTTTGCTTTAGCATTTCTTTCAGAGTCCTTAATAGCTTCAGTGGCAAGATCTCTAAACAAGATAGAAGAAACTAGAATGTTAAATGATTTCTTCAGCCCAAGTAAAGCACACCTGGATGCAGAGGGGTTGGACAAGTCAGGCGAGGCTTTCTCAAAGTATTCTCTTCTGGAAGGAACCATGATGGATGAAGGCGGCAGCTCAAAAATCATAGTCTTCACA gATTTAGGTGTCAAGAAGAATGCTAAAGATCTCCAGGACTTCCTTATTTCTGCAAACTCGAAACTCTTCAGCCCTGCATTGTCTGTAGATCTGTCTAACAGACACCTGCCTTACTTCACTGTCAGAGAAGCAGAGGCACCCCAGTCAGAAAGCCAAAGCACTGCAACAGAGGAACGCAGAGATTCTGGAAGGGATGATTCTAAAATTCCAGTAGGCAAAAGAGACTTTGACA TGCTAAGATGTATGCTGGGAAGAGTCTACCGACCATGCTGGCAGGTCTAG
- the pmch gene encoding pro-MCH isoform X2: protein MLNDFFSPSKAHLDAEGLDKSGEAFSKYSLLEGTMMDEGGSSKIIVFTDLGVKKNAKDLQDFLISANSKLFSPALSVDLSNRHLPYFTVREAEAPQSESQSTATEERRDSGRDDSKIPVGKRDFDMLRCMLGRVYRPCWQV, encoded by the exons ATGTTAAATGATTTCTTCAGCCCAAGTAAAGCACACCTGGATGCAGAGGGGTTGGACAAGTCAGGCGAGGCTTTCTCAAAGTATTCTCTTCTGGAAGGAACCATGATGGATGAAGGCGGCAGCTCAAAAATCATAGTCTTCACA gATTTAGGTGTCAAGAAGAATGCTAAAGATCTCCAGGACTTCCTTATTTCTGCAAACTCGAAACTCTTCAGCCCTGCATTGTCTGTAGATCTGTCTAACAGACACCTGCCTTACTTCACTGTCAGAGAAGCAGAGGCACCCCAGTCAGAAAGCCAAAGCACTGCAACAGAGGAACGCAGAGATTCTGGAAGGGATGATTCTAAAATTCCAGTAGGCAAAAGAGACTTTGACA TGCTAAGATGTATGCTGGGAAGAGTCTACCGACCATGCTGGCAGGTCTAG